Proteins encoded by one window of Thermoplasmatales archaeon:
- the thpR gene encoding RNA 2',3'-cyclic phosphodiesterase produces MRAFIAIDVRPNDEIKKIFEMLKESKAKLKLVELDNIHLTIKFLGEIDESLKENVKKVMEEATKGLKPFKGRIEGLGCFPNLRNIRVIWMGFHDNGETLKIANYIDEKLVEYGIRREESYKPHITIARMKSAENKEKVLKVIEENKNKYFGEIDCNSIKLKQSILRPEGPIYKDLEEILL; encoded by the coding sequence ATGAGAGCGTTTATTGCAATAGATGTTAGGCCAAATGATGAAATTAAAAAAATTTTTGAAATGTTAAAAGAGAGCAAAGCAAAACTTAAACTTGTTGAATTAGATAACATACATCTTACAATAAAATTCCTTGGAGAAATAGATGAATCGCTAAAAGAAAATGTAAAGAAAGTGATGGAAGAAGCAACTAAAGGTTTAAAACCTTTTAAAGGAAGAATAGAGGGTTTGGGATGTTTTCCAAATCTTAGAAACATAAGGGTTATATGGATGGGATTCCATGATAATGGAGAAACTCTAAAAATAGCGAATTATATCGATGAAAAACTCGTTGAATATGGAATAAGAAGAGAGGAATCTTATAAACCCCATATAACCATAGCAAGAATGAAAAGCGCGGAGAATAAAGAAAAAGTTTTAAAGGTCATTGAGGAAAATAAGAATAAATATTTCGGGGAAATAGATTGCAATTCCATAAAGCTCAAGCAGAGCATATTAAGACCGGAAGGGCCGATATATAAAGATTTGGAAGAGATATTATTATGA
- the cca gene encoding CCA tRNA nucleotidyltransferase, with the protein MKILEEVLKRISPSEEEKKEIEEILKEIKNSIDKIKPPHTEAMLVGSVAKDTYLKNSLDIDFFILFPTDYSKEEMQKIAISIGKKILKEWKIQYAEHPYIRGFYKGYLVDIVPCYKIKSPDKKMSAVDRTPFHTEYIKKNLKEEMKNEVRLLKQFLKGIGCYGAEAKIEGFSGYLVELLILKYGSFLEVLKNAKEIKPYFIDPVDDSRNVAAALSKEKLDLFVEASEEFLKEPKIEFFFPRQVKLMDRKEIEEKIKNFVGICFKKPEIVDDILYPQLKKAAKSMENLMKKYDFEVIDKVWFTNEEVFIALKLKEIFIEEVKLHVGPPLKEKEHVKTFIEKWKNSELLVGEPFEKRGRIHVKIKREYKNAISLLKDFLYEINLGKNINEIKEEIKICDYKDLSKFVNFWSEYLCEKKPWQR; encoded by the coding sequence ATGAAAATATTGGAAGAGGTGCTGAAGAGAATTTCACCAAGCGAAGAGGAGAAAAAAGAAATCGAGGAAATATTAAAGGAAATAAAAAATTCAATAGATAAAATAAAGCCACCGCACACGGAAGCAATGCTAGTTGGCTCTGTTGCAAAAGATACATATCTCAAAAATTCTCTTGATATAGATTTTTTTATTCTTTTTCCAACAGATTACAGTAAGGAGGAAATGCAAAAAATAGCTATTTCTATCGGTAAAAAAATTCTTAAGGAATGGAAAATTCAGTATGCGGAACATCCGTATATAAGAGGATTCTATAAAGGATATTTAGTTGATATAGTGCCATGCTATAAGATAAAAAGCCCTGATAAGAAGATGAGTGCGGTTGATAGAACTCCTTTTCATACAGAGTATATAAAAAAGAATTTAAAGGAAGAAATGAAAAATGAGGTTAGATTGCTAAAGCAATTTCTGAAGGGAATAGGTTGTTATGGCGCGGAGGCGAAAATAGAGGGCTTTTCTGGTTATCTCGTAGAATTGCTAATCCTTAAATATGGCAGTTTCTTAGAAGTTTTAAAAAATGCCAAAGAAATTAAACCATATTTTATTGATCCAGTTGATGATTCAAGAAATGTGGCTGCCGCTCTTTCAAAAGAAAAATTGGATCTTTTTGTTGAAGCATCTGAAGAATTTTTAAAAGAACCAAAAATTGAATTTTTCTTTCCTAGACAAGTAAAGTTAATGGATAGAAAAGAGATAGAGGAAAAAATAAAAAATTTTGTTGGAATATGTTTTAAAAAGCCCGAGATTGTTGATGACATTCTGTATCCTCAGCTTAAAAAAGCGGCAAAGAGTATGGAGAATTTAATGAAGAAATACGATTTTGAAGTTATTGACAAGGTTTGGTTTACCAATGAAGAGGTTTTTATTGCATTAAAATTGAAAGAAATTTTTATAGAAGAGGTAAAATTGCATGTTGGTCCTCCACTAAAAGAGAAAGAGCATGTAAAAACATTTATTGAAAAATGGAAAAATAGCGAGCTTTTAGTTGGAGAACCCTTCGAGAAAAGGGGAAGAATTCATGTAAAGATAAAGAGAGAGTATAAGAATGCAATCTCCCTTCTTAAAGATTTTTTATATGAGATAAATCTCGGGAAAAATATAAATGAGATAAAAGAGGAAATCAAAATATGCGATTACAAAGATTTATCAAAATTTGTAAATTTCTGGAGCGAGTATCTCTGTGAAAAAAAACCATGGCAAAGGTAA
- a CDS encoding PAS domain S-box protein — MDEKEIPKFVKNEDKICKLGKRYYSVKKINEKNGKILLVEDVTEKIIAENALKNSEKTFRTICENSLIGIIILKNKKPVYINKRFSEIIGYERKKIEKNFFELIHEDDIKKFWKIIEDGVSVIRFFDKNNRIRWFEMCGCEIEYRGNAHLLNAIDITKKKEMEMKLRESNEKMRKTLEKEKRFLEEISHYFFNPLCIAKGYLDLSIPCAEESLRRKLEITKEAIIRVENVVKHIVMEGKIYE; from the coding sequence ATGGATGAAAAAGAAATTCCAAAATTTGTAAAAAATGAAGACAAAATATGTAAATTAGGTAAAAGATATTATTCAGTAAAAAAGATCAATGAGAAAAATGGCAAAATATTACTTGTTGAAGATGTAACAGAAAAGATAATTGCGGAGAATGCTCTAAAAAATTCTGAAAAAACTTTTAGAACAATATGTGAAAATTCGTTAATAGGAATTATAATACTGAAAAATAAGAAACCTGTTTATATCAACAAGAGATTTTCGGAAATTATAGGATATGAAAGGAAAAAAATAGAAAAAAATTTCTTCGAGTTAATTCACGAAGATGATATAAAAAAATTCTGGAAAATTATAGAGGATGGAGTAAGTGTTATAAGATTTTTTGATAAAAATAATAGGATAAGATGGTTTGAAATGTGCGGTTGCGAGATAGAGTATAGAGGAAATGCACATCTCCTGAATGCAATAGATATAACAAAGAAGAAAGAAATGGAAATGAAATTAAGAGAATCAAACGAAAAAATGAGGAAAACCCTGGAGAAAGAAAAGAGATTTTTAGAGGAAATTTCTCATTATTTCTTTAATCCGCTTTGTATTGCAAAAGGTTATCTTGATCTCTCTATTCCATGTGCTGAAGAATCTTTGAGAAGAAAACTTGAAATAACAAAAGAAGCAATCATAAGAGTTGAAAATGTTGTAAAACATATTGTTATGGAAGGAAAGATATACGAATAA